A stretch of Oryza brachyantha chromosome 4, ObraRS2, whole genome shotgun sequence DNA encodes these proteins:
- the LOC102711423 gene encoding E3 ubiquitin-protein ligase BRE1-like 1, producing MGSTGEPDRKRRLSSSVAPGGAPVSPAKRLAVAPSSEDKKLDFAVLKYKNQKLSEQLEAHKFEYCALESKFTGLKEKQRTHNETLTLVNSSWKQLVADLKSRSFCKTGSPSSRFGSGHINVQKDGTRAPIERDTIRGLLESGATESSGCLPGCHLETDAPSLQLSTANVLGDIFFPSSDLWQANKEFALAALTKLPENDCSKQLQSTSSNLSSSLNNVIQALHDLHLKHKQLAENYQNQRDSSARKRAEHKRLKEELASTASELEETNHKLAALKAQRDNTQGTPFLYPTLGNKNMAEDKVRDKQRELRDLEATHKELSELISKRLVEIRRLHEERIEILNKLATFQNMLMDFKSIRSSKAFQLVNDRLQKSRAELDHYQTLLEKLQVDKDKFVWQERQFNLKIDLAEIPERVSTFYESRIADLKKDIQRLCDEKNMLVLKLEEASREPGRNQVIAKFKALVSSIPTEMEAMQSEMTKHKEASLQLNSLRAEVHSLSSILSRKDRDNEEASCRSAHAGSDITQLQSVISDLKQTNKELKLFVDMYKRESTDSREVMESRDREIHEWARVHALKSSLDESKLEQRVKAANEAEAISQQRLATAEAEIAESGQKLGTFRKDLVSLSHMLKSKQEECEAYRVEVESIGQAYDDSQAQNQQLLQQIIERDDDNTKIFMEGVKAKQAQDALHLETHMLRRNLQQESALMDLYNQKIVCLEDQLKVWSDRVGKLQEDGWQQSVSLSNYQRKLVDVHRDAQKLMQSLDGIQSNVGSSRLEVADLLIELEKERFSKKRTEDDLEIMSRKASSLRAKARESAVLEKLRHEVKEYRGILKCGICHDRQKEVVITKCYHLFCNQCIQKSLGNRQRRCPSCGLSFGPNDVKPIYI from the exons atgGGGAGCACGGGGGAGCCCGACCGGAAGCGGCGGCTCAGTAGCTCCGTCGCGCCTGGAGGGGCCCCGGTTTCTCCTGCCAAGCGGCTGGCGGTTGCACCCAGCTCCGAAGATAAGAAG CTTGATTTTGCTGTACTCAAATACAAAAACCAAAAGCTCTCAGAGCAACTAGAAGCCCACAAGTTTGAGTACTGTGCTCTTGAAAGTAAGTTCACTGGTCTTAAAGAGAAGCAGAGGACTCATAATGAGACACTTACCTTGGTCAACAGTTCCTGGAAACAA CTTGTGGCAGACCTGAAGTCAAGATCTTTTTGCAAAACTGGATCTCCTAGTTCCAGATTTGGTTCAGGACACATCAATGTACAAAAGG ATGGTACTCGTGCACCCATAGAGAGGGACACTATCAGAGGCCTTTTGGAATCTGGTGCAACTGAAAGTTCAGGTTGTTTACCTGGTTGCCACTTGGAAACTGATGCCCCTTCATTGCAACTATCAACAGCTAATGTTCTTGGGGATATCTTCTTTCCATCAAGTGATCTTTGGCAAGCAAATAAGGAGTTTGCTTTGGCTGCTCTCACTAAATTACCAGAAAATG ACTGCAGTAAGCAACTGCAGAGTACAAGTAGCAACCTGTCGTCCAGCCTTAATAACGTGATACAAGCATTACATGACCTTCATTTGAAGCACAAGCAGTTAGCAGAGAATTATCAAAATCAAAGAGATTCCAGTGCCCGAAAAAGAGCTGAGCATAAACGTCTAAAAG AGGAGTTGGCCAGTACTGCTTCTGAGTTGGAAGAAACCAACCACAAATTGGCAGCACTTAAAGCCCAGAGAGACAATACACAAGGAACTCCATTCCTTTATCCTACATtaggaaacaaaaatatggcTGAAGATAAGGTCAGAGATAAACAAAGAGAGTTGCGGGATCTGGAAGCTACTCACAAGGAATTATCG GAATTGATTTCGAAGCGTTTGGTGGAAATTAGGAGATTACATGAAGAGagaattgaaattttgaacAAGTTAGCAACTTTTCAG AATATGTTGATGGATTTCAAGAGCATTCGTTCTTCAAAAGCTTTTCAGCTTGTTAATGATCGACTTCAGAAGTCGCGAGCAGAATTGGATCACTACCAAACATTATTAGAGAAATTACAG GTTGATAAGGATAAGTTTGTGTGGCAAGAAAGgcaatttaatttgaaaattgatcTGGCTGAGATTCCTGAGAGGGTTTCTACATTTTATGAGTCTAGGATTGCTGATCTCAAGAAGGACATTCAGAGACtatgtgatgaaaaaaatatgcttgTTCTGAAACTTGAAGAGGCTTCAAGAGAACCTG GTCGGAATCAAGTTATTGCAAAATTTAAAGCTCTAGTATCATCGATACCAACGGAAATGGAAGCGATGCAGAGTGAAATGACCAAACACAAGGAAGCTTCCTTGCAGTTGAATTCTTTGCGAGCAGAAGTCCATTCACTTTCTAGCATTCTGTCCAGAAAG gATCGTGATAATGAAGAAGCATCATGTAGATCTGCCCATGCAGGATCTGATATAACACAACTTCAATCAGTG ATTTCTGATCTGAAGCAAACTAATAAGGAGCTTAAGTTGTTTGTGGATATGTATAAGCGTGAATCCACCGATTCCAG GGAGGTAATGGAATCCAGAGATAGGGAAATCCACGAATGGGCTCGTGTTCATGCCCTGAAATCATCTCTTGATGAAAGTAAGCTAGAGCAGCGTGTTAAGGCTGCCAATGAAGCTGAAGCAATCTCTCAGCAGAGGCTAGCAACTGCAGAAGCTGAGATTGCTGAATCAGGGCAGAAGCTTGGGACTTTTCGAAA GGATCTAGTCAGTTTATCCCATATGCTGAAGTCTAAACAGGAAGAATGTGAAGCTTACAGAGTAGAGGTTGAG tctattggGCAAGCATATGATGACTCACAGGCCCAAAACCAACAATTGCTACAGCAGATTATTGAAAGAGATGATGATAATACCAAG ATTTTCATGGAGGGTGTTAAAGCAAAACAGGCACAAGATGCTTTGCATTTGGAAACACATATGTTGCGCAGAAACTTACAGCAGGAAAGCGCTTTGATGGATCTCTACAACCAGAAAATTGTTTGCTTAGAAGATCAG CTTAAAGTGTGGTCTGATCGGGTGGGAAAACTTCAAGAGGATGGATGGCAACAATCTGTTTCATTGAGTAATTATCAGCGAAAGCTGGTTGATGTGCACAGAGATGCTCAAAAGCTCATGCAATCATTGGATGGAATACAAAGTAATGTTGGAAGCAGTCGTTTGGAAGTCGCTGATCTGCTCATAGAGCTTGAGAAAGAGAG GTTTAGTAAGAAGAGAACGGAGGATGATTTGGAGATTATGTCGAGGAAAGCTAGTTCTCTTAGAGCCAAGGCACGTGAATCAGCAGTCCTGGAAAAGCTTCGTCATGAGGTCAAGGAGTATAGGGGGATATTGAAGTGCGGTATCTGCCATGATAGGCAGAAGGAG GTTGTGATTACCAAGTGCTACCATCTCTTCTGCAATCAGTGCATACAAAAGTCACTTGGAAATCGTCAGAGGAGGTGTCCTTCTTGTGGTTTAAGCTTTGGGCCTAATGATGTGAAACCAATCTACATATGA